From the genome of Chanos chanos chromosome 5, fChaCha1.1, whole genome shotgun sequence, one region includes:
- the nrd1a gene encoding nardilysin, producing MPQTNKFKCAAASGSAQSAGPDRGEPQQHAEPREQEAAAGGSGGDDNQGDVEIIKSPSDPKQYRYIELSNGLRALLISDFSGTDAKAASEDDDDSEEEEEEAEGEEEEEGDSGEGTDEESEEGEEEQDSDFEELDDESERKKKKGSSEKQSAAALCIGVGSFSDPSDLPGLAHFLEHMVFMGSEKYPSENGFDAFLKKHGGSDNASTDCERTIFQFDVQRKHFKEALDRWAQFFICPLMIKDAIDREVEAVDSEYQLAKPSDSHRKEMLFGGLAKENHPMGKFCWGNAETLKIEPRKNNINVYRRLREFWKRYYSAHYMTLAVQSKEKLDTLEEWVREIFSEVPNNGVQKPDFSDQLDPFDTPAFNKLYRVVPVRKVHALTITWALPPQERYYRIKPLHYISWLIGHEGTGSILSLLRKKCWALALFGGNSETGFDQNSTYSIFSVSITLTDEGFQNFYEVAHLVFQYLKMLQTLGPQQRIYEEIQKIEANEFHYQEQTDPIEYVEDICENMQLFPKEDFLTGDQLMFEFNPQVISAALTLLTPDKANLLLLSPEHEGQCMLREKWFGTQYSVEDIQQEWRERWSGDFELNPDLHLPAENKFIATDFTLKTSDCPDTEYPVRIVNNQRGCLWYKKDNKFKIPKAYVRFHLISPMVQKSPRNLVLFDLFVNILAHNLAEPAYEADVAQLEYKLVAGEHGLVVKVKGFNHKLPLLFNLIVDYLTDFSAAPDVFTMFAEQLKKTYFNILIKPEKLGKDIRLLILEHSRWSMIQKYQAVVDGISVDDLMEFVASFKSELYAEGLVQGNFTSRESMEFLRYVTDKLQFKKLSVEVPVLFRVVELPQKHHLCKVKSLNKGDANSEVTVYYQSGPKNLREHALMELLVMHMEEPCFDFLRTKETLGYHVYPTCRNTSGVLGFSVTVETQATKFNTELVEMKIEEFLASFGEKMNNLTDEAFKTQVTALIKLKECEDTHLGEEVDRNWSEVVTQQYVFDRLNREIDALKLMTKSELVSWYMEHRGESCRRLSVHVVGFGVEESDAPAEEQPSPEGEDEGACRSSSSYGEVSKLTFLPASSTLASASVITDIRSFTSSLNLYPYHKIIK from the exons ATGCCCCAGACGAACAAGTTCAAATGCGCAGCTGCAAGTGGTTCAGCCCAGTCTGCTGGTCCGGACCGGGGTGAGCCGCAGCAACACGCAGAGCCCAGAGAGCAGGAAGCAGCAGCGGGGGGCAGCGGCGGAGATGACAACCAAGGAGATGTTGAGATCATAAAGTCTCCTAGCGACCCTAAGCAATACAG ATACATTGAGCTTAGCAATGGCCTGAGAGCTCTTCTGATCTCAGACTTCAGTGGCACCGATGCCAAGGCTGCATCCGAAGACGACGATGAttctgaagaagaggaagaggaggcagagggtgaggaagaagaggaaggagactCAGGAGAAGGCACAGATGAAGAGTCTGAGGAAGGGGAGGAAGAACAGGACAGCGACTTTGAGGAGTTGGACgacgagagtgagagaaaaaagaagaaaggcaGCTCAGAGAAACAG TCTGCAGCTGCTCTCTGTATAGGAGTAGGCAGTTTTAGTGACCCCAGTGACCTGCCAGGACTCGCCCATTTCCTCGAACACA TGGTTTTCATGGGCAGCGAGAAATATCCCTCTGAGAACGGCTTTGACGCCTTCCTGAAGAAACACGGCGGGAGCGACAACGCCTCCACGGACTGCGAGAGGACCATTTTCCAATTCGACGTCCAAAGGAAACATTTCAAAGAGGCCCTCGATAG ATGGGCTCAGTTCTTCATCTGTCCTCTGATGATCAAAGATGCCATAGACAGAGAAGTGGAGGCCGTCGACAGCG AGTATCAGCTTGCCAAACCCTCAGACTCTCACCGTAAAGAGATGCTGTTTGGCGGCCTGGCTAAGGAGAACCATCCCATGGGCAAGTTCTGCTGGG GGAATGCAGAGACTCTGAAGATTGAGCCcagaaaaaacaatattaatgtTTACCGTCGCCTGCGTGAGTTCTGGAAGAGGTACTATTCTGCTCACTACATGACGCTGGCTGTGCAGTCTAAAG AGAAACTGGACACCCTGGAGGAGTGGGTGAGGGAGATCTTCAGCGAGGTTCCCAACAA CGGCGTTCAGAAACCCGATTTCTCCGATCAGCTCGATCCTTTTGACACCCCAGCCTTCAACAAACTGTACCGAG TGGTGCCTGTAAGGAAGGTTCACGCCCTCACCATTACATGGGCCCTTCCTCCACAAGAGAGATACTACAG gataAAGCCCCTACATTACATCTCTTGGTTGATTGGCCACGAAGGCACTGGGAGTATTTTGTCTCTGCTCAGGAAAAA GTGTTGGGCCCTTGCTCTCTTTGGAGGGAACAGCGAAACGGGCTTCGATCAAAACTCCACCTACTCCATTTTCTCGGTCTCAATCACTTTGACTGATGAAGGCTTCCAGAACTTCTATGAG GTTGCCCATCTGGTGTTCCAGTACTTGAAAATGCTCCAGACTCTTGGACCTCAACAAAG AATTTATGAGGAAATTCAGAAGATTGAAGCGAATGAATTCCACTATCAGGAACAG ACTGACCCCATTGAATATGTGGAGGACATCTGTGAGAACATGCAGCTCTTTCCCAAAGAGGACTTCCTGACTGGAGACCAGCTCATGTTTGAGTTCAACCCACAG gtgatcTCTGCAGCTCTGACTCTCCTGACCCCAGACAAAGCCAACCTGCTGTTGCTGTCCCCAGAGCATGAAGGCCAGTGTATGCTGAGAGAGAAGTGGTTTGGCACTCAGTACAGTGTGGAAG aCATCCAGCAGGAGTGGAGAGAACGCTGGTCCGGAGACTTTGAGCTAAACCCAGATCTGCACCTCCCAGCGGAGAATAAATTCATTG CGACGGATTTTACCCTCAAAACATCAGATTGCCCCGACACTGAGTATCCTGTCAGGATCGTTAACAACCAGAGAGGCTGTCTGTGGtacaaaaaagacaacaaattcaaaataccaaaag CTTACGTGCGGTTTCACCTCATCTCTCCCATGGTTCAAAAGTCGCCGAGAAA cctgGTTCTGTTTGATCTTTTTGTGAACATACTGGCCCATAATTTGGCTGAGCCAGCATACGAGGCAGATGTGGCCCAGCTGGAGTACAAGCTGGTCGCCGGGGAGCACGGCTTGGTCGTTAAGGTCAAGGGCTTTAATCACAAACTACCT TTGCTGTTCAACCTGATCGTGGACTACCTGACTGACTTCTCTGCAGCCCCTGACGTCTTCACCATGTTTGCAGAGCAGCTGAAGAAAACCTACTTTAACATCCTCATAAAGCCTGAGAAACTGGGAAA ggACATAAGGCTTCTAATTCTGGAGCACTCACGTTGGTCTATGATCCAGAAGTACCAGGCAGTGGTGGACGGGATCAGTGTGGACGACCTCATGGAGTTTGTGGCCAGTTTTAAGTCCGAGCTGTATGCCGAGGGGCTGGTGCAGGGCAATTTCACGAGTAGA GAATCCATGGAGTTCCTGCGATACGTTACAGA TAAACTGCAGTTCAAGAAGCTGTCAGTAGAGGTCCCCGTTCTCTTCAGAGTAGTGGAGCTGCCTCAGAAACACCATCTCTGTAAAGTCAAATCTCTCAATAAAGGAGACGCCAACTCTGAGGTCACGGTCTATTATCAG TCTGGGCCTAAGAACCTGAGAGAGCACGCTCTGATGGAACTCCTGGTG ATGCACATGGAGGAGCCATGCTTTGACTTCCTTAGGACCAAAGAGACGCTGGG GTATCACGTCTACCCCACCTGTCGGAACACGTCGGGTGTTCTGGGGTTCTCGGTTACCGTGGAGACGCAGGCAACAAAGTTCAA CACCGAGCTGGTGGAGATGAAGATTGAGGAGTTCCTAGCGAGCTTTGGGGAGAAGATGAACAACTTGACTGATGAGGCTTTTAAGACTCAGGTGACAGCTCTCATCAAGCTTAAGGAATGTGAGGACACACACTTGGGTGAAGAGGTGGACAGAAACTGGTCAGAGGTGGTTACCCAGCAGTATGTCTTTGACAGACTCAACAGAGAG ATTGATGCTCTGAAACTCATGACCAAATCCGAGCTGGTGTCCTGGTACATGGAGCATAGAGGAGAGAGCTGCAGGAGGCTCAGCGTGCAT GTGGTGGGTTTCGGAGTCGAGGAGAGCGACGCCCCGGCCGAGGAGCAGCCCAGCCCGGAGGGAGAGGACGAGGGGGCGTGCAGGAGCTCCTCCTCCTACGGGGAGGTGTCCAAACTGACCTTCCTACCCGCCTCGTCGACCCTGGCCTCCGCGTCCGTCATCACGGACATCCGATCTTTCACCTCCTCCCTCAACCTCTACCCTTACCACAAGATCATCAAATAA
- the fam163aa gene encoding protein FAM163A — MTAGTVVITGGILATVILLCIIAVLCYCRLQYYCCKRNGSDEDAGSAGDAQPHFACNACSALGMDGVAVTPLTLPFDPSPPHSYCPTCSPYYLRGVDEIRNGGERMSFMPMHYENPTASFGMSAMRAPPLSKRNPLDFYTNTRAISTDV, encoded by the exons ATGACAGCTGGAACTGTTGTCATAACCGGCGGAATTCTCGCAACAGTGATACTCCTGTGTATCATAGCAGTGCTCTGTTATTGTAGACTTCAG TATTACTGCTGTAAGAGGAATGGGTCTGATGAGGATGCGGGCTCTGCTGGGGACGCTCAGCCTCACTTTGCCTGCAACGCGTGCAGCGCCCTGGGGATGGATGGCGTGGCCGTCACCCCTCTCACCTTGCCCTTCGACCCGTCTCCGCCCCACAGCTACTGCCCGACCTGTTCGCCCTACTACCTCCGCGGCGTGGACGAGATACGGAACGGCGGCGAGCGCATGTCCTTCATGCCAATGCATTACGAGAACCCGACCGCTTCCTTCGGCATGTCCGCCATGCGCGCCCCCCCGTTGAGTAAACGCAACCCGCTGGACTTCTACACCAACACACGAGCCATCAGCACCGACGTCtga
- the rabgap1l2 gene encoding rab GTPase-activating protein 1-like, with protein MMEEVSISVAYDDHIINQTSEEEILASLVAESLPKQVVPSKKPKLRETQVEPEDPLDRYQRENHRLQEASLRLEQENDNLAHKLVTSKIALRNALDQAEDKVDELTKELLKTKEHLRLTEDEKRGKDEEAAQLKEVFRRELDKAEAEGKRTNGIIEDYKQICSQLHTRLEKQTAENTEELGVIKSKVMECEQCCHIFSKEGLVQQPSGCTRTSVQDEEKNSLKEQVEQLKRELAQTKLLMVESKCRIQELEHQNGALLNDLQAAKNSWLSKTLGTLKTATSHLQHSSSRDSVYAPIQSSSWLNTRRLSLASRDSGKAHV; from the exons ATGATGGAAGAGGTGTCCATTTCAGTGGCTTACGATGACCACATTATTAACCAGACATCTGAGGAAGAAATCCTGGCTAGTTTGGTGGCTGAATCTCTGCCAAAACAAGTG GTGCCATCTAAAAAGCCAAAACTGAGAGAGACCCAAGTAGAACCAGAAGACCCACTTGACAGATACCAA AGGGAGAATCATAGGCTTCAGGAAGCGAGTTTGCGTCTGGAGCAGGAGAACGACAACCTTGCCCACAAGCTGGTCACCAGTAAGATAGCACTAAGGAACGCCTTAGACCAG GCAGAGGACAAGGTTGACGAACTAACCAAAGAACTTTTGAAAACCAAAGAGCATCTGAGGCTGACCGAGGacgaaaagagaggaaaagatgagGAGGCAGCACAG CTTAAGGAAGTATTCAGAAGAGAACTGGACAAAGCAGAGGCAGAGGGCAAGAGGACAAATGGCATCATAGAAGATTATAAACAG ATTTGCTCCCAGTTGCACACAAGACTTGAAAAACAGACAGCTGAAAATACAGAGGAGCTGGGAGTTATCAAG agTAAAGTTATGGAATGTGAGCAATGTTGTCACATCTTTAGTAAAGAGGGTTTAGTGCAGCAACCCTCTGGGTGCACAAGGACCTCTGTCCAGGATGAGGAAAAGAATTCTCTCAAAGAACAAGTTGAGCAACTGAAGCGGGAGCTGGCCCAAACAAAGCTGCTAATGGTTGAGTCCAAATGCAGGATTCAG GAACTGGAGCATCAGAATGGTGCACTCTTAAATGACCTCCAGGCTGCCAAGAACTCATGGCTCAGCAAGACTCTGGGCACGCTCAAGACTGCCACTAGTCATCTCCAACACTCCTCTTCCAGAGACTCAGTCTACGCTCCCATACAAAGCTCCAGTTGGCTGAACACCAGGAGGCTTTCATTGGCTTCAAGGGACAGTGGAAAAGCCCATGTATGA
- the LOC115812091 gene encoding interferon-induced protein 44-like — translation MSVVTSRLTKEQEKKLCTLLGQAKLSLLFKATVHGYNNNSFHQKCDRQGPTVTVAYNKSGYVFGAYISKDYAQTGQNVTDDRAFLFSFCDHKPKAKPLHVVSNNPQYAFTDSSMGPNYDSLVFLYNNTATVQSNPGTYNFDPIQMHGNDIQLIECEVYRVEDYGGLMETPWRNIQWTSEKRKVLMETITNWRPDVGSVKQARMLLVGPVGAGKSSFFNSISSVFRGHVTSQANTGSAGTSLTTQFRTYSIKAGQKGKTLPIILCDSMGLEEGLNSGMDMDDFTSILRGQMQDRYQFNSSMPLQTESVYFRKSVELKDKIHTVAYVIDASKVKLLPDKMIEKFAALRRKANQMSVPQLVLLTKVDEACPLVAVDLKNVYRCNYINRMMREVSDLLGVCLSSVVPVKNYSQELELDNDTDVLLLSAVNQMLRVTEGYFDDIYENDSLDRIKPLF, via the exons ATGAGTGTGGTGACATCCAGGTTGACtaaggagcaggagaaaaagtTGTGCACATTGCTTGGTCAAGCCAAACTCAGCCTGTTATTCAAAGCCACTGTCCATGGATATAACAATAATTCTTTCCACCAGAAGTGTGATCGGCAAGGTCCAACGGTAACAGTGGCCTACAATAAGTCTGGCTATGTTTTTGGAGCATACATCAGCAAAGATTACGCTCAGACAGGGCAAAACGTCACTGACGACAGAgcttttctcttcagtttttgCGACCACAAGCCAAAAGCTAAGCCTCTGCATGTTGTTAGCAACAACCCTCAGTATGCATTCACCGACAGTAGTATGGGTCCAAATTATGATTCTCTGGTGTTCCTTTAtaacaacacagccactgtccAGAGTAATCCTGGCACATACAATTTTGACCCAATTCAAATGCACGGGAATGATATTCAGCTGATAGAGTGTGAAGTTTATAGAGTTGAGG ATTATGGAGGTCTTATGGAGACACCATGGAGAAATATTCAGTGGACATCTGA GAAGAGGAAGGTCCTTATGGAGACCATCACAAATTGGAGGCCTGATGTGGGCTCTGTGAAGCAAGCCCGGATGCTGCTTGTCGGACCTGTTGGGGCTGGAAAGTCCAGTTTCTTCAATTCCATCAGTTCTGTGTTCAGAGGTCATGTGACCAGTCAGGCTAACACAGGCAGTGCTGGGACTAGCCTGACAACACAG TTTCGTACTTACTCCATCAAGGCAGGTCAGAAAGGCAAGACTCTGCCCATCATTCTCTGTGATTCCATGGGATTGGAGGAGGGTTTAAACTCTGGGATGGATATGGATGACTTCACTAGCATTCTGAGGGGTCAAATGCAGGACAGATATCAG TTTAACTCATCAATGCCTCTGCAAACTGAATCAGTGTATTTCCGTAAATCGGTCGAGCTGAAGGACAAGATTCACACTGTTGCATATGTGATTGATGCCAGTAAAGTCAAACTCCTCCCTGACAAAATGATTGAGAAGTTTGCTGCTTTACGCAGGAAAGCCAACCAGATGA GTGTTCCACAGCTTGTCCTCCTGACAAAGGTGGATGAGGCCTGTCCTTTAGTGGCAGTAGATCTGAAGAATGTGTATCGCTGCAACTACATCAACAGAATG ATGCGGGAGGTGAGTGATCTGCTGGGAGTTTGTCTATCATCTGTGGTCCCAGTAAAGAACTACAGCCAAGAACTGGAACTGGATAATGACACTGACGTCCTGCTCCTCAGTGCTGTGAATCAGATGCTCCGTGTCACAGAGGGATACTTTGATGACATTTATGAGAATGACAGTTTGGATAGGATTAAGCCTCTGTTTTGA